The sequence GCCGGCGCGCAACGCTCGCTATCCCATGACCGGATCGGCTCTCGACGCCGCGCTGATGGCGGCCGCGCTCAGCATCGGCAGGCGCGAACGCGGCCATACCTGGCCGAACCCCGCCGTCGGCGCGCTGGTGGTGCGTGACGGTCCACGCGGGCCGCTCATCGTCGGACGCGGCTGGACCGCGCAGGGCGGGCGCCCGCATGCCGAGCCGCAAGCCCTGGCGCAGGCCGGGGAGGCGGCGCGCGGCGCCACGCTCTATGTCACGCTGGAACCCTGCTCGCACCATGGCGGTACGCCGCCCTGCGTCGACGCCGTGCGCACCGCCGGCATTGCCCGCGTGGTCGCGGCGGTTCAGGACCCCGATTTCCGCGTCGCCGGCCGGGGCTTCTCCATTCTGCGCGAGGCGGGAATCACCGTCGATGTCGGCACCGGGGCGGCGCAGGCACTGATCGACCATGCCGGGCACATCCGTCGCGTCACCGAGGGGCGCCCGCACATCATGCTGAAAATGGCGGTGTCGGCCGACGGCAAGGTGGGTCTGGCCGGACGCCGGCCGGCGGCGATCACCGGCGCGATGGCCCGGGATCGGGTGCACATGCTGCGCGCCACCCATGACGCGGTGCTGACCGGCATCGG is a genomic window of Ancylobacter sp. IITR112 containing:
- the ribD gene encoding bifunctional diaminohydroxyphosphoribosylaminopyrimidine deaminase/5-amino-6-(5-phosphoribosylamino)uracil reductase RibD; amino-acid sequence: MTGSALDAALMAAALSIGRRERGHTWPNPAVGALVVRDGPRGPLIVGRGWTAQGGRPHAEPQALAQAGEAARGATLYVTLEPCSHHGGTPPCVDAVRTAGIARVVAAVQDPDFRVAGRGFSILREAGITVDVGTGAAQALIDHAGHIRRVTEGRPHIMLKMAVSADGKVGLAGRRPAAITGAMARDRVHMLRATHDAVLTGIGTVLADDPLLTCRLPGMAQRSPLRLVLDAELRLPATSALARSLDVAPLWIVAAEDAPAAPEAMLGAMGVEVMRVRRRPEGGLDLDETLKLLALRGLTRIMVEAGPRVAASFLAGGLVDEVNLFTAPRPLGPDALDALEGLPLGALDDYLSVVDEEKQGVDRLRIMRRR